The following are from one region of the Halogeometricum sp. S3BR5-2 genome:
- a CDS encoding DUF7269 family protein yields the protein MNTGSLAAGVGVVAVLGGLAALAGFVVPGLSATFAFVTVVGVVAGVQGLRYALGRRNVDYRATDTGDPELRYRVPTPGDDADRRVGSAGGWRRSGASNLRKRLRGAAVESLVLHDNCSSEAAEGHIDAGTWTDDPVAARYLGADVPLPWTTRIGLLVRRESSAPARVARTVAAVEAIHDGDGSVAGRDDPSTAAPDSAAEGQT from the coding sequence GTGAACACCGGGTCGCTCGCCGCGGGCGTCGGCGTCGTCGCCGTCCTCGGCGGACTCGCGGCCCTCGCGGGGTTCGTCGTTCCCGGTCTGAGCGCGACGTTCGCGTTCGTCACCGTCGTCGGCGTCGTGGCCGGCGTGCAGGGCCTCCGCTACGCGCTCGGCCGCCGGAACGTCGACTACCGCGCGACCGACACCGGCGACCCCGAACTCCGCTACCGGGTGCCGACGCCCGGCGACGACGCGGACCGGCGAGTGGGGAGCGCCGGCGGGTGGAGGCGGTCGGGAGCGTCGAACCTCCGGAAGCGACTCCGGGGGGCGGCCGTCGAATCGCTCGTCCTGCACGACAACTGCTCGTCCGAGGCCGCCGAGGGGCACATCGATGCGGGGACGTGGACGGACGACCCCGTCGCGGCCCGCTACCTCGGCGCGGACGTGCCGCTCCCGTGGACGACGCGCATCGGCCTCCTCGTCCGCCGCGAGTCGTCGGCGCCGGCGCGCGTCGCGCGGACCGTCGCGGCCGTCGAGGCGATACACGACGGGGACGGCTCGGTCGCGGGACGGGACGACCCCTCGACGGCGGCCCCGGACTCGGCCGCGGAGGGACAAACGTGA